In Rutidosis leptorrhynchoides isolate AG116_Rl617_1_P2 chromosome 2, CSIRO_AGI_Rlap_v1, whole genome shotgun sequence, one genomic interval encodes:
- the LOC139894232 gene encoding protein DETOXIFICATION 55, translating to MQSVVGAGSNLSLGRCVYQIIKLANEGVLYKTQILKCLKSMRPKSVTQSKYCMKFNISIICKQMMSEYTQIKPIVPMVIKEMKMMIAIGFPLFTIGLVNYLKNMIAVACMGKLGRLELAGGALAIGFTNITGYSVLSGLAMGMEPICSQAFGSGNLHMMNLTLKRTIFILLCACLPIGVMWVNLEPFMLKLRQDPEITHIASLYCRYAAPDLIVNSVLNPLRIFLRTKGKTWPLMWCTLLATLLHFPVTNTLAFKFHLGVKGVAVSTFVTNLNTSVMLLGYMYFTQTPKSQPESRSLAIECSSFGEGWGVLIQLAISSCLAVILEWWWYELMTVLAGYLHKPHVALATSAIVIQTTSLMYTLPSALGMSISTRVGNELGAGEPCRAHLATLVAIGLALLTSVLGLLGITFGREEWGKVFTNDSEVLNLTMAALPIIGVCELANCPQTTCSGVLRGSARPSIGARINLCSFYLVGTPVAILLAFVWKLGFLGLCYGLLAAQMACVISILSVIYTTDWEKESCNARQLVGKSSVCTFEDQLMVMDCEQGVEFI from the exons ATGCAATCAGTGGTTGGTGCAGGGTCTAATTTATCTCTCGGGAGATGTGTGTATCAAATTATCAAGCTAGCTAATGAAGGAGTATTATACAAGACTCAAATTCTCAAATGCCTGAAATCTATGAGACCAAAAAGCGTTAC gcagtcTAAATAT TGTATGAAATTTAATATTTCCATCATATGCAAGCAAATGATGTCAGAATATACTCAAATCAAACCGATAGTTCCAATG GTGATAAaggaaatgaagatgatgatagccATAGGATTCCCACTCTTCACCATTGGGTTGGTAAATTATTTAAAAAATATGATTGCGGTTGCATGCATGGGCAAGTTAGGGAGGCTTGAGCTAGCCGGTGGTGCACTAGCCATAGGGTTCACAAATATAACAGGCTACTCGGTTCTATCAGGGCTCGCAATGGGGATGGAGCCCATTTGCAGCCAGGCATTCGGTTCAGGAAACTTGCACATGATGAACTTAACGCTCAAAAGAACCATCTTCATACTATTATGTGCATGCCTACCCATTGGAGTTATGTGGGTTAACCTTGAGCCCTTCATGCTTAAATTACGCCAGGACCCCGAAATAACACACATTGCTAGTTTATATTGTCGATATGCAGCCCCCGATCTTATTGTTAATAGCGTTTTAAACCCTTTACGTATTTTTCTAAGAACAAAAGGAAAAACATGGCCTTTAATGTGGTGTACTTTACTTGCCACACTATTACATTTTCCAGTCACAAACACTTTAGCTTTCAAATTTCACTTAGGGGTTAAAGGGGTTGCAGTTTCGACGTTTGTAACCAACTTAAACACATCGGTTATGCTTCTCGGATACATGTATTTCACTCAAACCCCTAAGTCACAACCCGAGTCAAGATCTTTAGCTATTGAATGTAGTTCATTTGGGGAAGGATGGGGTGTACTAATTCAACTAGCTATATCAAGTTGTCTAGCCGTTATTTTAGAGTGGTGGTGGTATGAGTTGATGACGGTCTTAGCCGGTTATCTTCATAAACCACACGTAGCACTTGCTACATCGGCGATAGTAATCCAGACAACGTCTTTAATGTACACATTGCCTTCGGCACTTGGTATGTCGATATCAACCCGGGTTGGGAATGAGCTTGGAGCAGGAGAACCGTGCCGGGCCCATCTAGCAACACTTGTTGCAATCGGGTTGGCATTATTAACCTCGGTTCTCGGGCTGTTGGGGATTACGTTTGGAAGAGAAGAATGGGGAAAAGTGTTCACAAACGACAGTGAAGTTTTAAACTTAACGATGGCTGCTTTACCGATAATCGGAGTTTGTGAGCTCGCTAACTGTCCACAAACCACTTGTTCTGGTGTTCTCCGTGGTAGTGCAAGGCCTTCAATTGGTGCAAGAATTAATCTTTGTTCGTTTTACTTGGTGGGTACACCAGTAGCCATACTTTTAGCTTTTGTGTGGAAATTAGGATTTTTGGGATTGTGTTACGGGCTTTTAGCAGCACAAATGGCATGTGTAATATCTATTTTGAGTGTGATATACACGACAGATTGGGAAAAAGAATCATGTAATGCAAGACAGTTGGTAGGAAAAAGCAGTGTATGCACATTTGAAGATCAACTTATGGTTATGGACTGCGAACAAGGAGTTGAGTTTATTTAA